A region from the Candidatus Equadaptatus faecalis genome encodes:
- a CDS encoding purine/pyrimidine permease, translating into MANKNIVYGIEDRPPLGIAILAGAQHVLTLFGATTLVPLICGPAMGMTTAQIGAFIGCVYFAMGIATLIQTHPKLGSGLPIVQGSSFSFIPPILTIVGAYKAMGADVVMQYVGGALIAGGITLGLLGYTRIIGRVRKFITPVVIGPTIMAIGFTLAPTAVQFNAANYWPVALLVVLLVFLFSLVSKNKFLNIFAVLGAIVIAYLLCLALSLAGIFAPGHAAYINLQSVADAPWFRYNLFMPWGVPKFSGLAIGAIFAGFFCCMIESIGDYHNCTYAAGVNDPTREQINKGLGAEGFSCAISGILGSVGTTSYTENIGLMALTGVASRYVIRIGAVILILLSLFAKLGALIATMPSPIIGGAYITLFGTIGALGIQNLMRADMGSQRNVLIVGFSFLMCLGVPGWVETQQTLFTGFFGQMLGGMIWAVLKTPMAVAGICAAFCDNLIPGTDKERGIAK; encoded by the coding sequence ATGGCAAACAAAAACATAGTCTACGGCATTGAAGACCGTCCGCCGTTGGGAATAGCAATTCTCGCGGGAGCACAGCACGTTCTGACGCTCTTCGGGGCGACGACGCTTGTGCCTCTCATCTGCGGGCCGGCAATGGGAATGACAACGGCTCAGATAGGCGCCTTCATCGGCTGCGTCTATTTCGCGATGGGAATTGCGACACTCATTCAGACACACCCGAAACTCGGAAGCGGACTGCCAATAGTGCAGGGTTCAAGCTTCAGTTTCATACCTCCGATACTCACCATAGTCGGCGCCTACAAAGCAATGGGCGCGGACGTTGTAATGCAGTACGTCGGAGGCGCGCTTATCGCCGGCGGTATAACGCTCGGACTTTTGGGCTACACCAGAATAATCGGACGCGTACGCAAATTCATAACGCCGGTTGTCATCGGCCCTACAATTATGGCTATCGGCTTCACCCTTGCCCCGACGGCCGTACAGTTCAACGCCGCAAACTACTGGCCTGTGGCGCTTCTCGTCGTTCTGCTCGTCTTTTTGTTCAGCCTCGTAAGCAAAAACAAATTCCTCAATATATTCGCGGTACTCGGAGCGATAGTTATAGCCTATCTGCTCTGCCTTGCCCTTTCGCTTGCAGGAATTTTTGCGCCGGGACATGCCGCCTACATCAATCTCCAAAGCGTTGCAGACGCGCCGTGGTTCCGCTACAACCTCTTTATGCCGTGGGGCGTGCCGAAATTCTCAGGTCTCGCAATCGGCGCAATCTTCGCGGGCTTCTTCTGCTGCATGATTGAATCAATAGGCGATTATCACAACTGCACGTACGCGGCAGGCGTCAATGACCCGACACGAGAACAGATAAACAAGGGACTCGGCGCAGAAGGCTTCAGCTGCGCGATTTCAGGCATACTCGGAAGCGTCGGGACAACCTCTTATACGGAAAACATCGGACTCATGGCGCTCACGGGCGTCGCAAGCCGTTACGTAATCAGAATAGGCGCGGTAATTCTTATTCTGCTGTCACTCTTTGCAAAGCTCGGCGCACTTATAGCAACCATGCCTTCACCGATTATCGGCGGCGCTTACATAACGCTTTTCGGAACAATAGGCGCACTCGGAATTCAGAACCTGATGCGCGCGGACATGGGCAGTCAGAGGAACGTTCTCATAGTCGGTTTCTCATTCCTCATGTGCCTCGGCGTCCCAGGCTGGGTTGAAACGCAGCAGACACTCTTCACAGGCTTCTTCGGACAGATGCTCGGCGGAATGATTTGGGCAGTGCTCAAAACACCGATGGCAGTCGCAGGTATCTGCGCCGCATTCTGCGATAATCTTATCCCTGGAACGGACAAAGAACGCGGCATAGCAAAGTAA